A stretch of Telopea speciosissima isolate NSW1024214 ecotype Mountain lineage chromosome 11, Tspe_v1, whole genome shotgun sequence DNA encodes these proteins:
- the LOC122644780 gene encoding uncharacterized protein LOC122644780, which yields MNEDNESYTTFRIEQGNFCYRVMPFGQKNAGATYQRMVNVVFKDQIGRNMEVYIDDMLVKSRRVEHHITDLVEVFQIFTQTGGDLVFKSFCCSGFKTMIQNMPENKINYVSKCISAFEIVDKSWLISMDEVVGYGSCFGFIGDESRFLNCVTGRWLEVPNLIWLEEAFSMLPSQSTGNGEFEAT from the exons ATGAACGAGGACAATGAGTCGTATACCACATTCCGAATCGAGCAGGGGAACTTTTGCTATAGGGTCATGCCCTTTGGACAGAAGAACGCAGGAGcaacctatcagaggatggttaATGTTGTATTTAAGGACCAGATCGGTAGAAATATGGAAGTTTACATTGACGACATGTTGGTCAAAAGTAGAAGAGTCGAGCATCATATTACCGACCTCGTCGAAGTTTTTCAG ATCTTTACACAGACCGGGGGAGATCTTGTGTTTAAGAGCTTTTGCTGCTCGGGCTTTAAGACAATGATCCAGAATATGcctgaaaacaaaattaattatgTTTCCAAGTGTATCAGCGCTTTTGAAATTGTTGATAAAAGCTGG CTGATCAGCATGGATGAAGTGGTTGGCTATGGTAGCTGCTTCGGCTTCATCGGTGATGAGAGCCGATTCCTGAACTGTGTAACGGGACGCTGGTTGGAGGTGCCAAATCTGATATGGCTGGAAGAAGCGTTCTCTATGTTGCCATCCCAAAGTACTGGTAATGGTGAATTCGAGGCCACCTGA